A region of Ramlibacter agri DNA encodes the following proteins:
- a CDS encoding HlyD family efflux transporter periplasmic adaptor subunit — MKKKTVAAIVVVLAVVALGALAWWWHARQRPAADELVLYGNVDIRQVSLAFEGSGRVAALRAEEGDAVKAGAVLAVLDTSTLALQAEQAQAQIEVQRQNLLRLRNGARPQELAQARSRVTEAQADAARAGRELARLQDIASTTQGRGVSPQDLDRARTSVQVAQARLQEQNEALRLTQLGPRSEEVSGAAAQLKASQAQLALLQHQIGQGELRAPVDAVVRSRLLEPGDMATPQRPVFALALTQPKWVRVFVSETELGKVRPGQAARVFTDSQPAQPLAGRVGFISSVAEFTPKSVQTEELRTSLVYEVRVLVEDGANALRLGQPATVRIALRAAQ; from the coding sequence ATGAAGAAGAAGACCGTTGCCGCCATCGTCGTCGTCCTGGCCGTCGTCGCCCTTGGGGCGCTGGCCTGGTGGTGGCATGCGCGCCAGCGGCCGGCCGCTGACGAACTGGTCCTGTACGGCAACGTCGACATCCGGCAGGTTTCCCTGGCCTTCGAAGGCAGCGGCCGCGTCGCCGCGCTGCGCGCCGAGGAAGGCGACGCGGTCAAGGCGGGCGCCGTGCTCGCCGTGCTCGACACGAGCACGCTCGCACTCCAGGCCGAACAGGCCCAGGCCCAGATCGAAGTACAGCGCCAGAACCTGCTGCGGCTGCGCAATGGCGCCCGGCCCCAGGAGCTGGCGCAGGCGCGCAGCCGCGTGACCGAGGCGCAGGCCGACGCCGCGCGGGCCGGGCGCGAACTGGCCCGCTTGCAGGACATCGCCAGCACCACGCAGGGCCGCGGCGTCAGCCCGCAGGACCTGGACCGGGCCCGCACCAGCGTGCAGGTCGCCCAGGCCCGCCTGCAGGAGCAGAACGAAGCCCTGCGCCTGACCCAGCTGGGGCCGCGCAGCGAGGAAGTCTCGGGCGCGGCGGCGCAGCTGAAGGCCTCCCAGGCGCAACTGGCGCTGCTGCAGCACCAGATCGGGCAAGGCGAACTGCGCGCGCCGGTCGACGCCGTGGTGCGCTCGCGCCTGCTGGAGCCGGGCGACATGGCGACGCCGCAGCGGCCGGTCTTCGCGCTCGCGCTGACGCAGCCCAAGTGGGTCCGGGTGTTCGTCAGCGAAACGGAGCTGGGCAAGGTCCGGCCGGGCCAGGCGGCGCGCGTGTTCACCGACAGCCAGCCCGCGCAGCCGCTGGCCGGCCGCGTCGGCTTCATCTCCTCGGTGGCGGAGTTCACGCCCAAGTCGGTGCAGACCGAGGAGCTGCGCACCAGCCTGGTCTACGAGGTGCGCGTGCTGGTGGAAGACGGCGCCAATGCCCTGCGCCTCGGCCAGCCGGCCACCGTGCGCATCGCCCTGCGTGCGGCGCAATGA
- the hisA gene encoding 1-(5-phosphoribosyl)-5-[(5-phosphoribosylamino)methylideneamino]imidazole-4-carboxamide isomerase, producing the protein MLLIPAIDLKDGHCVRLKQGDMDQATTFSEDPAAMAKSWLDKGARRLHLVDLNGAFAGKPQNFAAIKSILKAVGNEIPVQLGGGIRDLDTIEKYIDGGLRYVIIGTAAVKNPGFLKDACTAFGGHIIVGLDAKDGKVATDGWSKLTGHEVVDLARKFEDWGVESIVYTDIGRDGMLTGINIDATVKLAQSLSIPVIASGGLGSMKDIEALCAVEDEGIEGVICGRAIYSGDLDFAKAQARADELGS; encoded by the coding sequence ATGCTGCTGATTCCCGCCATTGACCTGAAAGACGGCCACTGTGTACGCCTGAAACAAGGCGACATGGACCAGGCAACCACCTTCAGCGAGGACCCCGCCGCCATGGCGAAGTCCTGGCTGGACAAGGGCGCGCGCCGCCTGCACCTGGTGGACCTCAATGGCGCGTTCGCGGGCAAGCCGCAGAACTTCGCCGCCATCAAGTCCATCCTGAAGGCCGTGGGCAACGAGATCCCGGTGCAGCTGGGTGGTGGCATCCGCGACCTGGACACCATCGAGAAGTACATCGATGGCGGCCTGCGCTACGTGATCATCGGCACCGCCGCCGTCAAGAACCCCGGCTTCCTCAAGGACGCCTGCACGGCCTTCGGCGGCCACATCATCGTGGGCCTGGACGCCAAGGACGGCAAGGTCGCCACCGACGGCTGGAGCAAGCTCACCGGCCACGAGGTGGTGGACCTGGCGCGCAAGTTCGAGGACTGGGGCGTCGAATCCATCGTCTACACCGACATCGGCCGCGACGGCATGCTCACCGGCATCAACATCGACGCCACGGTGAAGCTGGCGCAGTCGCTGTCCATCCCCGTCATCGCCTCCGGCGGCCTGGGCTCGATGAAGGACATCGAGGCCCTGTGCGCGGTGGAGGACGAAGGCATCGAAGGCGTGATCTGCGGCCGCGCCATCTACTCCGGCGACCTCGACTTCGCCAAGGCGCAAGCGCGCGCCGACGAACTGGGCTCCTGA
- the hisH gene encoding imidazole glycerol phosphate synthase subunit HisH, with the protein MSNRVVAVVDYGMGNLRSVSQAVMHVAQGSGLEAVVTSDPDVVRRAERVVLPGQGAMPDCMRELRDSGLQDSVLEAAASKPLFGVCVGMQMVLDRSEEGPTEGLGLIRGEVVRFQLEGQLQPDGSRYKVPQMGWNRVWQAQPHAMWAGVADGSYFYFVHSFYARPSDPRHSVGESEYGARFTAAVARDNIFATQFHPEKSADQGLMLYRNFLHWTP; encoded by the coding sequence TTGAGCAATCGTGTGGTCGCCGTCGTCGACTACGGCATGGGCAACCTGCGCTCGGTCTCCCAGGCCGTGATGCACGTCGCCCAGGGCAGCGGCCTCGAAGCCGTCGTCACGTCCGACCCGGACGTGGTGCGGCGCGCCGAGCGCGTCGTGCTGCCGGGGCAGGGCGCCATGCCGGACTGCATGCGCGAGCTGCGCGATTCCGGCCTGCAGGATTCCGTGCTGGAAGCCGCCGCCAGCAAGCCGCTGTTCGGCGTCTGCGTCGGCATGCAGATGGTGCTGGATCGCAGCGAGGAAGGCCCGACCGAGGGTTTGGGGCTGATCCGCGGCGAGGTCGTGCGCTTCCAGCTGGAAGGCCAGCTGCAGCCCGATGGCAGCCGCTACAAGGTGCCGCAAATGGGCTGGAACCGCGTCTGGCAGGCCCAGCCGCACGCCATGTGGGCGGGCGTCGCGGACGGCAGCTACTTCTACTTCGTCCACAGCTTTTACGCGCGGCCGTCGGACCCCCGCCACAGCGTCGGGGAATCCGAGTACGGCGCCCGCTTTACCGCGGCGGTCGCTCGCGATAATATTTTTGCGACCCAGTTCCACCCCGAAAAAAGTGCCGACCAGGGCCTCATGCTCTATCGCAACTTCCTGCACTGGACGCCTTGA